In Callospermophilus lateralis isolate mCalLat2 chromosome 10, mCalLat2.hap1, whole genome shotgun sequence, a single genomic region encodes these proteins:
- the LOC143407826 gene encoding palmitoyltransferase ZDHHC19-like, whose amino-acid sequence MASSQSITPPNEPPIESSWLKPSLFPAFNAMLLITISGIYFAFPCRWLAQNGHWEFSVVPGLLFLVSFGSLIFLNGSDPGILHKGSLEEDPNIQYIAQVNNTAFRLQWCSKCSFHRPPRTHHCPFCNICVEDFDHHCPWVNNCVGQRNFRVFVLLLVSLCLYLVVLLATSVLFLIRTRHMPLSLDSAMAILVAVPVLVLLLPVILLLIMQAVSVSKNNTSRHLGKRLRTGVGPEWYSSLQETDFGEASIVEEDVPLFLS is encoded by the exons ATGGCCTCTTCACAGAGTATCACGCCCCCAAATGAACCTCCGATCGAATCCTCATGGCTGAAACCAAGCCTGTTTCCAGCTTTTAATGCAATGCTTCTTATTACGATAAGTGGCATCTACTTTGCCTTCCC GTGCCGGTGGCTGGCTCAGAATGGGCATTGGGAATTCAGTGTGGTgccgggcctactttttcttgtgTCCTTCGGGAGCCTCATCTTCCTCAATGGGTCAGACCCAGGCATTTTACACAAAg gctccttagaagaggaccccaacattcaatacatagcacaagtgaacaacacggcctttcgcctgcagtggtgctcgaagtgttctttccatcgcccaccccggacccaccactgtcccttctgtaatatctgtgtggag GACTTTGACCACCACTGCCCGTGGGTAAACAATTGTGTAGGTCAAAGAAATTTCCGCGTATTCGTGCTGCTGCTGGTGTCCCTGTGCCTTTATCTGGTTGTTCTTCTGGCTACCAGTGTGCTTTTTCTCATTCGTACAAGACACATGCCCTTGTCGCTGGACTCAGCCATGGC CATCCTAGTAGCTGTACCCGTCTTGGTACTCCTGCTTCCTGTCATTCTGCTCCTGATAATGCAGGCTGTGTCGGTGAGCAAG AATAACACCAGCAGACACCTAGGAAAACGCTTGAGAACGGGGGTCGGTCCTGAGTGGTATAGCAGCCTGCAAGAAACTGACTTTGGCGAGGCCAGCATTGTAGAGGAGGACGTGCCACTCTTCCTGTCCTAG